Part of the Syntrophorhabdales bacterium genome, CCCGCGGGGTAGGGTAGCGCAAGCAGGTCTGCTGCACAGAGATGGATCCCCGCCAATTCCCCTTCCGTGAGATACGTTGATGCCTTTTGCATCATCTCGAGATCCAGATCGGTGACGTGAAGGTCCGCTGGTTCGAATCTCTTCCTTATGAGACGCGCTCCTGCGCCGCGGCCGCAGCCCACCTCCAGCGCCCGCGCAAAGCCTCTCGCAGAGCACACCTTCGCCATCCAGCTTACTTCGAAGTACTGCTGCAGCACGCGTAGGGGAGTATTCACCGCAAGGCGCTCGCCCCAATTCAGCTTCGCCGATGTCTCTTCGGCTGTTAACATCTTTTGCCCATTTAACTAATCCTCATTTTTATCGCAGATAAGAGCGGATAAGAACTGCGATAAAGGCGGATAGTTCCTTTTGACCGGAGCTGTGATAGAACGACATCTCCGGTCAACCCCGATCCCGCCGCGGCGGGAGTGTGGGGTACCTCGCGGGAGCGACGAAGTGCGGAGAGCATTGCCGCAGTATCGCAATGCTGTCCACGGTATACTCATCTGCGAACATCTCTCTTTGCTTTCATCTGCGAACATCTGCGATAAAATTATTGTCCCTTCTCAGCGCGATGGACTACCGCTATACCGTTCGTGAGTCGCTTATACGTCACGTTCGAAAAACCTATATTCCGCAGGATTCTCGAAAGTTCATCAGGAAGCGGAAAAAGGCGGATAGATTCGGGCAGATACGTGTACGCCTGGCGCGTCCCGGCCAGGAGCTGTCCCGCGAGAGGCATTATGACAAAGGAGTAGAAATGGTAAAGCGCCCTGAACCACGCAGGATCAGGTCTGGAAAACTCAAGGATAGTAAAACAGCCCCCTTTTTTGAGCACACGGTGCATCTCCCCGAGGCCTTTCTCCAGGTGGACGAAATTGCGTATCCCGAAGCCCACCATGACTGCATCAAAAGAATCGCCGGGAAAGGATATACGCTCCGCATCTCCCTGGACAAAGCAGACGCGCCCGGAAAGACCGTGCGCTGCAACCTTAACCTGTCCGAATTTCATCATCGCCCGGTTGATGTCGTAGACAGTGACGAGGCCTGCGTTGCCGACTATGTTGGCTGCAAGGAGTGCGAGGTCTGCAGTGCCGCCGCAGACATCGAGTACGAAATCGCCCGCCTTTATCCCTGACATACGCACTGCTCTCCTCTTCCACAGGTAATGCAGGCCAAAGCTCAAGACGGTATTCATCCAATCATACTTGGACGCGATAGAATCAAAGTGCTTGTCGACAAGCTCTCGCTTTTTAGCTTCGGAGACTTTTCTGAAGCCGAACGACACAGGCTTCTCTGGGGATTTATCCATGGGCAACCGAAGGTTTTGACCGCGGGAGAAGAGCCATGAGAACAGCGCAGATCACCGGCAGGCAGGTAAGAGTCCACATGGTCGATGGGATTCCGTAGAGGTCAGCTATTTTACCGAGCAAAGGCGCTGCTGTCCCGCCAGCAGTGATGGAAAGGCCAAGGGTTACACCCGACGCGAACCCGATATGATTGGGCAGGTACCACTGCCCCATCACGATCACCGTACTGGAAGAGAGAAAAAGAATAAAGCCAATAGGTATCACTGCCATGGTAGCCAGCCGCGCATCACCCAGGAGCAGAAATACAGGCAGCACGAATGTCACGACGATAAGGCTGATCAGGACTATCCTGCGATAGCCGATCAGGTCCCCCAGCCTGCCGCCGAGCAGAGTACCGAACACGCCACAGGAAAAGTAGACGGTGAGTATGGTACCTGCAGCAGCGTTGGATTGGTGAAGGACATTGAGCCAATACAGCGGCAGGAAGGTATTAAGTCCGTAAAAGAGAACAGATCTGATAATAATCACTATCATGAGTATCGTAAAGGCCTTCCACTGGTCTGCCTCTTCTGCCCGCAGCGGGAGAGCGCCTGCCTCAGCTCTTTTCAGGTCCTCTTTCGACAGACGACTGATCATGGGCACCAGGAATATGGCAGCTATGACTACAGGAAGAATGAGTAAAAGCGTACCCTTGAGACCGCACGCGAGAACGACGGTGGTGGTGAGTAGCGGTCCGGCTGCAAACCCGAGCTGCCCGCCCGTGGTAAATATGGCCATCCCGCTTGATTTGTTCTTACCGGCAACTCGATTCACGAGGCGGGCTGCTTCCGGATGGAAAGCCGCAAGCCCGATCCCGACCACTGCGACAACCGCAAAAATATACCAGTAACTGGGTGCTACACCGATCAGCGCGGTCCCGGCACCGGTAACCAGCATGCTCGCCGGTATAAGCCAAATCTTCGAAAGCCGGTCAGCAAAATGGCCAAAAAGCGGCTGCATGAGAGAAGAAAAAATGTTGGCGGCAAAAACGATACCCGCAGCAGCACTGTACGAAAGATGATACTGCACAATAAGGAAGGGAAGGAGGGCTGGCAGAGCCCCCTGGCTGATGTCGGTCGCCAGGTGTCCTATGCCAAGTATAATGATACGCCGTCGCTGCATACCTGTCCCGTATCCCTGTACACGTGGCCTATCTAGGGTTAATTAGAATTCATGGGCCCGACCCAGCCTTCGCCTGGATACCCCGTGCGGCAGCGAGGAGCTTGCCGCAGGCGTACTAAAGTACGTCGAGGAAAAGAGCGACATAGCGACAACGACGGTATGCACGTGAAGGCTAATTAACCCTACGAGTAAAGGTGATAGAGTCGAGCTACTATCGCCCTATTCAA contains:
- a CDS encoding MFS transporter; the encoded protein is MQRRRIIILGIGHLATDISQGALPALLPFLIVQYHLSYSAAAGIVFAANIFSSLMQPLFGHFADRLSKIWLIPASMLVTGAGTALIGVAPSYWYIFAVVAVVGIGLAAFHPEAARLVNRVAGKNKSSGMAIFTTGGQLGFAAGPLLTTTVVLACGLKGTLLLILPVVIAAIFLVPMISRLSKEDLKRAEAGALPLRAEEADQWKAFTILMIVIIIRSVLFYGLNTFLPLYWLNVLHQSNAAAGTILTVYFSCGVFGTLLGGRLGDLIGYRRIVLISLIVVTFVLPVFLLLGDARLATMAVIPIGFILFLSSSTVIVMGQWYLPNHIGFASGVTLGLSITAGGTAAPLLGKIADLYGIPSTMWTLTCLPVICAVLMALLPRSKPSVAHG
- the ubiE gene encoding bifunctional demethylmenaquinone methyltransferase/2-methoxy-6-polyprenyl-1,4-benzoquinol methylase UbiE gives rise to the protein MDKSPEKPVSFGFRKVSEAKKRELVDKHFDSIASKYDWMNTVLSFGLHYLWKRRAVRMSGIKAGDFVLDVCGGTADLALLAANIVGNAGLVTVYDINRAMMKFGQVKVAAHGLSGRVCFVQGDAERISFPGDSFDAVMVGFGIRNFVHLEKGLGEMHRVLKKGGCFTILEFSRPDPAWFRALYHFYSFVIMPLAGQLLAGTRQAYTYLPESIRLFPLPDELSRILRNIGFSNVTYKRLTNGIAVVHRAEKGQ
- a CDS encoding class I SAM-dependent methyltransferase — encoded protein: MLTAEETSAKLNWGERLAVNTPLRVLQQYFEVSWMAKVCSARGFARALEVGCGRGAGARLIRKRFEPADLHVTDLDLEMMQKASTYLTEGELAGIHLCAADLLALPYPAGSMDAVFGFGVLHHIPDWLAALREVARVLHAGGFYFLEELYPTLYQNFVTRHILVHPRRNRFAGADLRFALEEVKLALIAEWEVRYVGILGVAQKIE